One segment of Bacillus sp. 2205SS5-2 DNA contains the following:
- a CDS encoding anti-repressor SinI family protein: protein MGKIELDLEWIQLVKEALESGISKNEIREFLKTKKIPTSNEMSRNITKSLA from the coding sequence ATGGGGAAAATTGAACTGGATCTGGAGTGGATCCAACTAGTGAAAGAAGCTCTAGAAAGTGGAATTTCAAAAAATGAGATAAGAGAATTTTTGAAAACAAAGAAAATACCCACATCAAATGAAATGAGTCGAAATATTACAAAAAGTCTTGCATAA
- a CDS encoding helix-turn-helix domain-containing protein: MIGERVKQLRLERKMSMTELADRAGVAKSYLSALERNLQQNPSVQFLEKISSALHVSIESILFDSKQTNALDPDWVDIAQEAISSGITKEQFKEFIEFNKWRNEQK; the protein is encoded by the coding sequence ATGATTGGAGAACGTGTAAAACAATTGCGACTGGAGAGAAAAATGTCGATGACTGAGCTAGCCGATCGAGCTGGCGTCGCAAAATCTTATTTAAGTGCGCTTGAGCGTAATTTACAGCAGAATCCTTCTGTTCAATTTTTAGAAAAAATTTCGTCTGCACTTCATGTCTCCATTGAGTCAATATTATTTGATTCAAAACAAACCAATGCACTCGATCCAGATTGGGTAGATATTGCTCAAGAAGCTATTTCTTCTGGTATCACAAAAGAGCAATTCAAAGAATTTATCGAATTTAATAAATGGCGAAATGAACAAAAATAA